A window of Silurus meridionalis isolate SWU-2019-XX chromosome 4, ASM1480568v1, whole genome shotgun sequence contains these coding sequences:
- the ctnnb1 gene encoding catenin beta-1 isoform X3 — translation MATQSDLMELDMAMEPDRKAAVSNWQQQSYLDSGIHSGATTTAPSLSGKGNPDDEDVDNQVLYEWEQGFNQNFSQDQVADIDGQYAMTRAQRVRAAMFPETLDEGMQIPSTQFDSATPTNVQRLAEPSQMLKHAVVNLINYQDDAELATRAIPELTKLLNDEDQVVVNKAAVMVHQLSKKEASRHAIMRSPQMVSAIVRTMQNTSDVETARCTAGTLHNLSHHREGLLAIFKSGGIPALVKMLGSPVDSVLFYAITTLHNLLLHQEGAKMAVRLAGGLQKMVALLNKTNVKFLAITTDCLQILAYGNQESKLIILASGGPQALVNIMRTYTYEKLLWTTSRVLKVLSVCSSNKPAIVEAGGMQALGLHLTDPSQRLVQNCLWTLRNLSDAATKQTSLAEVDVMQEGMEGLLGTLVQLLGSDDINVVTCAAGILSNLTCNNYKNKMMVCQVGGIEALVRTVLRAGDREDITEPAICALRHLTSRHQDAEMAQNAVRLHYGLPVVVKLLHPPSHWPLIKATVGLIRNLALCPANHAPLREQGAIPRLVQLLVRAHQDTQRRTSMGGTQQQFVEGVRMEEIVEGCTGALHILARDIHNRIVIRGLNTIPLFVQLLYSPIENIQRVAAGVLCELAQDKEAAEAIEAEGATAPLTELLHSRNEGVATYAAAVLFRMSEDKPQDYKKRLSVELTSSLFRTEPMTWNETGDLGLDIAAQGEPLGYRPDVVLSDPNEPAL, via the exons ATGGCGACCCAgt CTGATCTGATGGAGCTTGACATGGCAATGGAGCCAGACCGCAAAGCTGCAGTTAGTAACTGGCAGCAGCAGTCTTACCTGGACTCAGGCATTCATTCTGGGGCAACCACCACTGCTCCCTCCCTTAGTGGTAAGGGAAATCCagatgatgaggatgtggaCAACCAGGTGCTGTATGAATGGGAGCAAGGATTCAATCAAAACTTCAGCCAAGACCAAGTGGCAG ACATTGATGGCCAATATGCCATGACCAGAGCCCAGAGAGTGAGAGCTGCCATGTTTCCAGAAACACTTGATGAGGGCATGCAGATTCCTTCTACACAGTTTGACAGTGCCACACCAACCAACGTGCAGCGTCTGGCTGAACCCTCACAGATGCTTAAGCATGCTGTAGTCAATCTAATCAACTATCAGGATGATGCAGAATTGGCTACACGTGCCATCCCAGAACTCACAAAGCTACTAAATGATGAGGATCAG GTTGTGGTAAATAAGGCAGCTGTCATGGTGCATCAGCTCTCGAAGAAAGAGGCTTCACGACATGCCATCATGCGCTCTCCTCAGATGGTGTCTGCCATTGTGAGGACCATGCAGAACACCAGTGATGTGGAGACAGCCCGATGCACAGCTGGAACACTTCACAATCTGTCCCACCACAGAGAGGGGCTGCTTGCTATCTTTAAGTCAGGGGGCATTCCAGCTCTTGTCAAAATGCTAGG CTCTCCAGTGGACTCTGTACTTTTTTATGCCATCACAACTCTCCACAACCTGCTGCTGCACCAGGAGGGAGCCAAAATGGCTGTGCGTTTGGCAGGAGGCTTACAGAAGATGGTGGCATTGTTGAACAAAACCAATGTAAAATTCCTTGCCATCACAACAGACTGCCTTCAGATTTTGGCTTATGGCAATCAAGAAAGCAAA CTCATCATCCTTGCCAGCGGTGGCCCCCAAGCTCTGGTTAATATCATGAGGACATATACATATGAAAAGTTGCTATGGACCACTAGCCGTGTGCTGAAAGTGCTGTCTGTGTGTTCCAGTAACAAACCTGCTATTGTTGAGGCTG GTGGTATGCAGGCACTGGGTCTCCACCTTACAGATCCCAGCCAGCGATTGGTTCAGAACTGCTTGTGGACTCTTAGAAACCTGTCAGATGCTGCCACCAAACAG ACCTCCTTAGCTGAAGTAGATGTGATGCAG GAGGGCATGGAGGGCCTGTTGGGCACTCTGGTGCAACTTTTAGGTTCTGATGACATTAATGTGGTGACGTGTGCTGCTGGCATACTGTCTAATCTCACATGTAACAACTACAAGAACAAAATGATGGTCTGCCAGGTGGGTGGCATTGAGGCACTAGTGCGTACTGTCCTACGTGCTGGAGACCGGGAGGACATCACTGAGCCTGCTATCTGTGCCCTTCGCCACCTCACCTCTAGACACCAGGATGCTGAAATGGCACAGAATGCAGTACGGCTACACTATGGCTTGCCAGTGGTAGTTAAACTTCTCCACCCGCCTTCACATTGGCCTCTTATAAAG GCTACAGTTGGTCTGATTCGTAATTTGGCCCTGTGTCCTGCCAACCATGCACCTCTTAGAGAACAAGGTGCTATCCCTCGACTGGTCCAGCTGCTTGTCAGAGCCCACCAAGATACTCAGAGACGAACTTCCATGGGAGGTACACAACAGCAGTTTGTG GAAGGTGTCCGGATGGAGGAGATTGTAGAGGGCTGCACTGGAGCACTGCACATTCTTGCAAGAGATATTCACAACAGGATTGTCATTAGAGGACTCAATACCATTCCACTCTTTGTCCAG CTGCTGTACTCCCCCATTGAAAACATCCAGCGTGTAGCTGCAGGTGTCCTGTGTGAATTAGCTCAGGATAAGGAGGCAGCCGAGGCTATTGAAGCAGAGGGGGCGACTGCACCGCTTACAGAGCTGCTCCACTCCCGAAATGAAGGCGTTG CCACATATGCTGCTGCAGTGTTGTTCCGCATGTCAGAGGATAAACCCCAGGACTATAAGAAGAGACTGTCTGTAGAGCTCACCAGCTCCCTGTTCAGGACTGAGCCCATGACCTGGAACGAG ACTGGGGACCTGGGTCTAGATATTGCAGCACAAGGAGAGCCTCTTGGTTACAGACCAGATG TTGTATTGTCTGATCCGAATGAACCTGCATTGTGA
- the ctnnb1 gene encoding catenin beta-1 isoform X1: MATQSDLMELDMAMEPDRKAAVSNWQQQSYLDSGIHSGATTTAPSLSGKGNPDDEDVDNQVLYEWEQGFNQNFSQDQVADIDGQYAMTRAQRVRAAMFPETLDEGMQIPSTQFDSATPTNVQRLAEPSQMLKHAVVNLINYQDDAELATRAIPELTKLLNDEDQVVVNKAAVMVHQLSKKEASRHAIMRSPQMVSAIVRTMQNTSDVETARCTAGTLHNLSHHREGLLAIFKSGGIPALVKMLGSPVDSVLFYAITTLHNLLLHQEGAKMAVRLAGGLQKMVALLNKTNVKFLAITTDCLQILAYGNQESKLIILASGGPQALVNIMRTYTYEKLLWTTSRVLKVLSVCSSNKPAIVEAGGMQALGLHLTDPSQRLVQNCLWTLRNLSDAATKQTSLAEVDVMQEGMEGLLGTLVQLLGSDDINVVTCAAGILSNLTCNNYKNKMMVCQVGGIEALVRTVLRAGDREDITEPAICALRHLTSRHQDAEMAQNAVRLHYGLPVVVKLLHPPSHWPLIKATVGLIRNLALCPANHAPLREQGAIPRLVQLLVRAHQDTQRRTSMGGTQQQFVEGVRMEEIVEGCTGALHILARDIHNRIVIRGLNTIPLFVQLLYSPIENIQRVAAGVLCELAQDKEAAEAIEAEGATAPLTELLHSRNEGVATYAAAVLFRMSEDKPQDYKKRLSVELTSSLFRTEPMTWNETGDLGLDIAAQGEPLGYRPDDPSYRSYHPGGYGQDAMGMDPMMEHDMGGHHPGTDYPVDGLPDLGHTQDLMDGLPPGDSNQLAWFDTDL, from the exons ATGGCGACCCAgt CTGATCTGATGGAGCTTGACATGGCAATGGAGCCAGACCGCAAAGCTGCAGTTAGTAACTGGCAGCAGCAGTCTTACCTGGACTCAGGCATTCATTCTGGGGCAACCACCACTGCTCCCTCCCTTAGTGGTAAGGGAAATCCagatgatgaggatgtggaCAACCAGGTGCTGTATGAATGGGAGCAAGGATTCAATCAAAACTTCAGCCAAGACCAAGTGGCAG ACATTGATGGCCAATATGCCATGACCAGAGCCCAGAGAGTGAGAGCTGCCATGTTTCCAGAAACACTTGATGAGGGCATGCAGATTCCTTCTACACAGTTTGACAGTGCCACACCAACCAACGTGCAGCGTCTGGCTGAACCCTCACAGATGCTTAAGCATGCTGTAGTCAATCTAATCAACTATCAGGATGATGCAGAATTGGCTACACGTGCCATCCCAGAACTCACAAAGCTACTAAATGATGAGGATCAG GTTGTGGTAAATAAGGCAGCTGTCATGGTGCATCAGCTCTCGAAGAAAGAGGCTTCACGACATGCCATCATGCGCTCTCCTCAGATGGTGTCTGCCATTGTGAGGACCATGCAGAACACCAGTGATGTGGAGACAGCCCGATGCACAGCTGGAACACTTCACAATCTGTCCCACCACAGAGAGGGGCTGCTTGCTATCTTTAAGTCAGGGGGCATTCCAGCTCTTGTCAAAATGCTAGG CTCTCCAGTGGACTCTGTACTTTTTTATGCCATCACAACTCTCCACAACCTGCTGCTGCACCAGGAGGGAGCCAAAATGGCTGTGCGTTTGGCAGGAGGCTTACAGAAGATGGTGGCATTGTTGAACAAAACCAATGTAAAATTCCTTGCCATCACAACAGACTGCCTTCAGATTTTGGCTTATGGCAATCAAGAAAGCAAA CTCATCATCCTTGCCAGCGGTGGCCCCCAAGCTCTGGTTAATATCATGAGGACATATACATATGAAAAGTTGCTATGGACCACTAGCCGTGTGCTGAAAGTGCTGTCTGTGTGTTCCAGTAACAAACCTGCTATTGTTGAGGCTG GTGGTATGCAGGCACTGGGTCTCCACCTTACAGATCCCAGCCAGCGATTGGTTCAGAACTGCTTGTGGACTCTTAGAAACCTGTCAGATGCTGCCACCAAACAG ACCTCCTTAGCTGAAGTAGATGTGATGCAG GAGGGCATGGAGGGCCTGTTGGGCACTCTGGTGCAACTTTTAGGTTCTGATGACATTAATGTGGTGACGTGTGCTGCTGGCATACTGTCTAATCTCACATGTAACAACTACAAGAACAAAATGATGGTCTGCCAGGTGGGTGGCATTGAGGCACTAGTGCGTACTGTCCTACGTGCTGGAGACCGGGAGGACATCACTGAGCCTGCTATCTGTGCCCTTCGCCACCTCACCTCTAGACACCAGGATGCTGAAATGGCACAGAATGCAGTACGGCTACACTATGGCTTGCCAGTGGTAGTTAAACTTCTCCACCCGCCTTCACATTGGCCTCTTATAAAG GCTACAGTTGGTCTGATTCGTAATTTGGCCCTGTGTCCTGCCAACCATGCACCTCTTAGAGAACAAGGTGCTATCCCTCGACTGGTCCAGCTGCTTGTCAGAGCCCACCAAGATACTCAGAGACGAACTTCCATGGGAGGTACACAACAGCAGTTTGTG GAAGGTGTCCGGATGGAGGAGATTGTAGAGGGCTGCACTGGAGCACTGCACATTCTTGCAAGAGATATTCACAACAGGATTGTCATTAGAGGACTCAATACCATTCCACTCTTTGTCCAG CTGCTGTACTCCCCCATTGAAAACATCCAGCGTGTAGCTGCAGGTGTCCTGTGTGAATTAGCTCAGGATAAGGAGGCAGCCGAGGCTATTGAAGCAGAGGGGGCGACTGCACCGCTTACAGAGCTGCTCCACTCCCGAAATGAAGGCGTTG CCACATATGCTGCTGCAGTGTTGTTCCGCATGTCAGAGGATAAACCCCAGGACTATAAGAAGAGACTGTCTGTAGAGCTCACCAGCTCCCTGTTCAGGACTGAGCCCATGACCTGGAACGAG ACTGGGGACCTGGGTCTAGATATTGCAGCACAAGGAGAGCCTCTTGGTTACAGACCAGATG ACCCCAGCTACCGCTCTTACCATCCAGGAGGTTATGGGCAAGATGCCATGGGCATGGACCCCATGATGGAGCATGATATGGGTGGGCATCACCCTGGCACAGACTACCCTGTGGATGGCCTTCCTGACCTTGGGCACACCCAGGACTTGATGGATGGCCTTCCCCCAGGCGATAGCAATCAGCTCGCTTGGTTTGATACTGATCTGTAA
- the ctnnb1 gene encoding catenin beta-1 isoform X2 encodes MATQSDLMELDMAMEPDRKAAVSNWQQQSYLDSGIHSGATTTAPSLSGKGNPDDEDVDNQVLYEWEQGFNQNFSQDQVADIDGQYAMTRAQRVRAAMFPETLDEGMQIPSTQFDSATPTNVQRLAEPSQMLKHAVVNLINYQDDAELATRAIPELTKLLNDEDQVVVNKAAVMVHQLSKKEASRHAIMRSPQMVSAIVRTMQNTSDVETARCTAGTLHNLSHHREGLLAIFKSGGIPALVKMLGSPVDSVLFYAITTLHNLLLHQEGAKMAVRLAGGLQKMVALLNKTNVKFLAITTDCLQILAYGNQESKLIILASGGPQALVNIMRTYTYEKLLWTTSRVLKVLSVCSSNKPAIVEAGGMQALGLHLTDPSQRLVQNCLWTLRNLSDAATKQEGMEGLLGTLVQLLGSDDINVVTCAAGILSNLTCNNYKNKMMVCQVGGIEALVRTVLRAGDREDITEPAICALRHLTSRHQDAEMAQNAVRLHYGLPVVVKLLHPPSHWPLIKATVGLIRNLALCPANHAPLREQGAIPRLVQLLVRAHQDTQRRTSMGGTQQQFVEGVRMEEIVEGCTGALHILARDIHNRIVIRGLNTIPLFVQLLYSPIENIQRVAAGVLCELAQDKEAAEAIEAEGATAPLTELLHSRNEGVATYAAAVLFRMSEDKPQDYKKRLSVELTSSLFRTEPMTWNETGDLGLDIAAQGEPLGYRPDDPSYRSYHPGGYGQDAMGMDPMMEHDMGGHHPGTDYPVDGLPDLGHTQDLMDGLPPGDSNQLAWFDTDL; translated from the exons ATGGCGACCCAgt CTGATCTGATGGAGCTTGACATGGCAATGGAGCCAGACCGCAAAGCTGCAGTTAGTAACTGGCAGCAGCAGTCTTACCTGGACTCAGGCATTCATTCTGGGGCAACCACCACTGCTCCCTCCCTTAGTGGTAAGGGAAATCCagatgatgaggatgtggaCAACCAGGTGCTGTATGAATGGGAGCAAGGATTCAATCAAAACTTCAGCCAAGACCAAGTGGCAG ACATTGATGGCCAATATGCCATGACCAGAGCCCAGAGAGTGAGAGCTGCCATGTTTCCAGAAACACTTGATGAGGGCATGCAGATTCCTTCTACACAGTTTGACAGTGCCACACCAACCAACGTGCAGCGTCTGGCTGAACCCTCACAGATGCTTAAGCATGCTGTAGTCAATCTAATCAACTATCAGGATGATGCAGAATTGGCTACACGTGCCATCCCAGAACTCACAAAGCTACTAAATGATGAGGATCAG GTTGTGGTAAATAAGGCAGCTGTCATGGTGCATCAGCTCTCGAAGAAAGAGGCTTCACGACATGCCATCATGCGCTCTCCTCAGATGGTGTCTGCCATTGTGAGGACCATGCAGAACACCAGTGATGTGGAGACAGCCCGATGCACAGCTGGAACACTTCACAATCTGTCCCACCACAGAGAGGGGCTGCTTGCTATCTTTAAGTCAGGGGGCATTCCAGCTCTTGTCAAAATGCTAGG CTCTCCAGTGGACTCTGTACTTTTTTATGCCATCACAACTCTCCACAACCTGCTGCTGCACCAGGAGGGAGCCAAAATGGCTGTGCGTTTGGCAGGAGGCTTACAGAAGATGGTGGCATTGTTGAACAAAACCAATGTAAAATTCCTTGCCATCACAACAGACTGCCTTCAGATTTTGGCTTATGGCAATCAAGAAAGCAAA CTCATCATCCTTGCCAGCGGTGGCCCCCAAGCTCTGGTTAATATCATGAGGACATATACATATGAAAAGTTGCTATGGACCACTAGCCGTGTGCTGAAAGTGCTGTCTGTGTGTTCCAGTAACAAACCTGCTATTGTTGAGGCTG GTGGTATGCAGGCACTGGGTCTCCACCTTACAGATCCCAGCCAGCGATTGGTTCAGAACTGCTTGTGGACTCTTAGAAACCTGTCAGATGCTGCCACCAAACAG GAGGGCATGGAGGGCCTGTTGGGCACTCTGGTGCAACTTTTAGGTTCTGATGACATTAATGTGGTGACGTGTGCTGCTGGCATACTGTCTAATCTCACATGTAACAACTACAAGAACAAAATGATGGTCTGCCAGGTGGGTGGCATTGAGGCACTAGTGCGTACTGTCCTACGTGCTGGAGACCGGGAGGACATCACTGAGCCTGCTATCTGTGCCCTTCGCCACCTCACCTCTAGACACCAGGATGCTGAAATGGCACAGAATGCAGTACGGCTACACTATGGCTTGCCAGTGGTAGTTAAACTTCTCCACCCGCCTTCACATTGGCCTCTTATAAAG GCTACAGTTGGTCTGATTCGTAATTTGGCCCTGTGTCCTGCCAACCATGCACCTCTTAGAGAACAAGGTGCTATCCCTCGACTGGTCCAGCTGCTTGTCAGAGCCCACCAAGATACTCAGAGACGAACTTCCATGGGAGGTACACAACAGCAGTTTGTG GAAGGTGTCCGGATGGAGGAGATTGTAGAGGGCTGCACTGGAGCACTGCACATTCTTGCAAGAGATATTCACAACAGGATTGTCATTAGAGGACTCAATACCATTCCACTCTTTGTCCAG CTGCTGTACTCCCCCATTGAAAACATCCAGCGTGTAGCTGCAGGTGTCCTGTGTGAATTAGCTCAGGATAAGGAGGCAGCCGAGGCTATTGAAGCAGAGGGGGCGACTGCACCGCTTACAGAGCTGCTCCACTCCCGAAATGAAGGCGTTG CCACATATGCTGCTGCAGTGTTGTTCCGCATGTCAGAGGATAAACCCCAGGACTATAAGAAGAGACTGTCTGTAGAGCTCACCAGCTCCCTGTTCAGGACTGAGCCCATGACCTGGAACGAG ACTGGGGACCTGGGTCTAGATATTGCAGCACAAGGAGAGCCTCTTGGTTACAGACCAGATG ACCCCAGCTACCGCTCTTACCATCCAGGAGGTTATGGGCAAGATGCCATGGGCATGGACCCCATGATGGAGCATGATATGGGTGGGCATCACCCTGGCACAGACTACCCTGTGGATGGCCTTCCTGACCTTGGGCACACCCAGGACTTGATGGATGGCCTTCCCCCAGGCGATAGCAATCAGCTCGCTTGGTTTGATACTGATCTGTAA